The following are encoded together in the Lactuca sativa cultivar Salinas chromosome 1, Lsat_Salinas_v11, whole genome shotgun sequence genome:
- the LOC111917469 gene encoding pentatricopeptide repeat-containing protein At4g20740 has product MPPQPPPPTTIPKNFNIFYGHRKTTQNRPTVRGGSFSNRQTLYPNQNHQRATTNFDLEKWNPEQSVSTPSPRPSPSEHYFSVAQTLSPIARYIVDSFRKHKHWGPPVVADLNKLRRVTPKLVAEVLKVQSDPVISSKFFHWAGKQKGYKHDFASYNAFSYCLNRNNQFRAADQVPELMNMQGKPPTEKQFEILIRMHSDANRGLRVFYVYEKMKKFGVKPRVFLYNRIMDTLVKTNHFDLSMSVYNDFKNDGLMEEGITFMILIKGLCKEGRIEEALKLLNQMRKLCKPDVFAYTAMIRILISEQNLDGCLRIWGEMESDNVQPDAMAYTTLIMGLCKGNRVQKGYEFFKDMKQNRYLIDRAIYRSLIEGFVNEGKIGMACDLLKDLIDSGYRADLMIYNHLIKGLCNMKHVNKALKLFRVTIEEDLQPNFDTVNPILLSYVELNKFDEFCKFLEQIQGLGFRVMDDLVKFFSLLVEKKDKVLMALEVFDNLKQKGYFNVPIYNILIHALYEIKEVKKALTLFQELMESNMEPDSFTYSNVVSCFIEIGDIHQACTCYNKIKEMSLLPSVDAYVSLVKGLCKIGEIDAAFVLIRECLGNVENAPRKFMYTLRIIDMCRSNDAKKVMDVISEMVEDGCRVDDVICCAVISGMCRYGTIEEGRKVFLLMRESKMVTKSDLVVYDDLLVDHTKKKTADLVLSGLKFFGLESKLKAKGSKLLPS; this is encoded by the coding sequence ATGCCTCCCCAACCTCCGCCGCCAACCACCATTCCCAAAAACTTCAACATCTTCTACGGCCACCGCAAGACCACCCAAAATCGCCCAACTGTCCGCGGCGGCTCTTTCTCCAATCGCCAAACCCTCTACCCCAATCAAAATCACCAACGCGCCACCACCAATTTTGATCTCGAAAAATGGAACCCAGAACAATCTGTCTCCACTCCATCACCACGACCCTCTCCATCGGAACATTACTTCTCCGTCGCCCAAACGCTCTCTCCCATCGCCCGTTACATCGTCGACTCCTTCCGAAAACACAAGCACTGGGGCCCACCGGTCGTCGCCGATCTCAACAAGCTCCGCCGCGTAACCCCGAAGCTCGTTGCAGAGGTACTTAAAGTTCAGTCAGATCCAGTTATCTCCTCCAAGTTCTTCCATTGGGCTGGAAAGCAAAAAGGGTATAAACATGATTTCGCTAGCTATAACGCCTTTTCTTATTGCTTAAACAGAAACAACCAATTCCGGGCAGCTGACCAGGTCCCGGAGCTGATGAACATGCAAGGTAAGCCTCCAACCGAGAAGCAATTCGAAATCTTAATTAGAATGCACTCTGATGCTAACAGGGGTCTTAGGGTATTCTACGTATATGAAAAAATGAAGAAATTCGGAGTAAAACCTAGGGTTTTCTTGTACAATAGAATCATGGACACTCTTGTGAAAACCAACCACTTCGATTTATCCATGTCTGTATATAACGATTTTAAAAACGATGGATTAATGGAAGAGGGAATTACTTTCATGATCTTGATAAAAGGATTATGTAAAGAAGGTCGAATTGAAGAGGCCCTCAAGCTTCTGAACCAAATGAGGAAATTATGTAAACCCGATGTGTTTGCTTACACTGCCATGATCAGAATCTTGATTTCAGAACAAAATCTTGACGGGTGTTTGAGGATTTGGGGAGAAATGGAGAGTGATAATGTCCAGCCTGATGCTATGGCTTACACAACCTTAATTATGGGATTATGTAAAGGAAATCGAGTCCAAAAGGGTTATGAATTCTTTAAAGATAtgaaacaaaatcggtatttgaTCGATAGAGCTATTTACAGATCTTTGATAGAAGGATTTGTGAATGAAGGGAAAATTGGAATGGCTTGTGATTTGTTAAAAGATTTAATTGATTCGGGTTATAGAGCCGATTTGATGATATATAATCATCTTATAAAAGGATTATGCAACATGAAACATGTTAATAAAGCTCTTAAACTTTTCCGTGTTACAATCGAAGAAGATCTACAACCCAATTTCGATACTGTTAATCCGATATTACTTTCATATGTTGAATTGAACAAATTCGATGAATTTTGCAAGTTTCTTGAACAGAttcagggtttagggtttagagttaTGGATGATCTTGTGAAATTCTTCTCATTATTGGTAGAAAAGAAAGATAAAGTCTTAATGGCTTTAGAAGTTTTTGATAACTTAAAACAAAAAGGTTATTTCAATGTTCCAATTTACAATATTCTCATTCATGCACTTTATGAGATTAAAGAGGTTAAAAAGGCGTTAACTTTATTTCAAGAATTAATGGAATCGAATATGGAGCCGGATTCTTTCACTTATAGCAATGTAGTTTCGTGCTTTATTGAAATCGGTGATATTCATCAAGCGTGTACGTGTTACAATAAAATAAAGGAAATGTCTTTATTACCCTCGGTTGATGCCTACGTGTCATTGGTTAAAGGGCTTTGTAAAATTGGTGAAATCGATGCAGCGTTTGTACTTATTCGTGAATGTTTAGGTAATGTCGAAAATGCCCCTCGAAAGTTTATGTATACTTTAAGAATTATTGATATGTGTAGATCAAATGATGCTAAAAAGGTGATGGATGTTATTAGTGAGATGGTGGAAGATGGTTGTAGGGTTGATGATGTGATATGTTGTGCGGTGATTTCGGGTATGTGTAGATATGGAACAATTGAGGAGGGTAGAAAAGTCTTTTTGCTTATGAGAGAGAGTAAGATGGTTACCAAGTCGGATTTGGTTGTGTATGATGACTTGCTTGTTGACCATACGAAAAAGAAGACAGCCGATTTAGTGCTTTCTGGTTTGAAGTTTTTTGGGCTTGAATCAAAGTTGAAAGCCAAGGGGTCTAAACTTTTGCCAAGTTAA